The Oncorhynchus mykiss isolate Arlee chromosome 5, USDA_OmykA_1.1, whole genome shotgun sequence DNA window CAGTGAAGGTATTATTGTCAGAAGTACTCAAACGTCTAAATATCCCTCTGtttaattgtttgtttgtttatttattgaattgtttgtttgtttgtctctaGCTATATTTATCTCATAGTACCATTTCATCTACAGTTGACATACATTCAGAGAGGCAGAAGCATGGACAGTAGGTCAGTGAGGTTTTAGAAAGACAGTTTATTCAGCATTGGGTAGCAGTGGGGATAAGCTTGGGGTAACGGGTGAAATTACTGCTGAATGCGGCGGATGGACTGGATCTGAGGGGTCTGGGAGTGGGAGCCGAACTCCCTGAAGTGCTTGTACTCGCCACAGTGACGGTCACACTCCATGATGTACTGGTAGCCACGGTATCCGGGGTACTGGTAGCACACAAAACTGttaggtagagagacagagagatttcaGAGTCAGTTGGCGGAAACGGATACTATGCGGCTAGGGAAGTAGTAAAAAATGAAATTGTAGCGATGATGAGAGAGATTCATAGAGAATGTAAGAGAGAGAGGCATATTGGAGTGAGCGCTTGAGAGTGAGTGTAGTATTAcgtgttattacttttctattatttctctgttctctctctgcattgttgggaagggcccgtaagtaagcatttcactgttagtctacacctgttgtttacaaagcatgtgacaaataacatgtgatttgattttagagaaggagagagggtgagagacagggtgagagacagggtgagagggAGATGTGTTAGGGGACTACGGCTGGCTACTCACGCTCCAGACTGGATCCTGAGGGAGCCGACCTCGTTGTTGCACCAGCCCATGGCCTGAAGGGAGGGGTAGTCGTCACTCAGCTCGCCCTTACGACCCAGGAAGTTCTCGCGCTCATAGATGGTCATACGGCACTCCCTGTGGTtctggaggggagaggacaggggggatgtcagttagtcagtcaagAGGAAGAGTGTAGAATAGATAGTGGTAAAaagagatatggatagagagagTGGTGGTTGTGTTACTCACAGCGCAGGCAATGGGCCTGAAGGAGGTCATCCTCTCTATGTGGTAGGCATTGCTACCACTGAAGGCATCGCACTGGGggtactctcctctctccagcaCAAACTGCTGGCCCTGGTAGGAAGCATGCTCATAGCCAATCCAActataggagagagggagggaaaggtcagggagggagagagggagatggagagaaaatgtgagggagaaagggaagaaGTCAGAGATTGTGTCGATATCATCATTTTCCCCCGGCTTCTCTGAGCAATAGTTCTAAAGTCTGAAACCATACAGTGCTAGGtgagtgtgtctgcgtgtgtatgtggatttgtgtgtgttttttactcACGCTCCACTCTCAATCCTGAGGGAGCGCACGGTCTCAAAACCAAACTCCATCACATTGCAGCACTCGGAGGTGAACTCATGTCGACGGCCCTGGAAGCACTCCTCGTCGAAGACAATGATCtgagagatggcagagagagacatCAATTACGTACTCTATCTATCTATTTACCTGGACAGGTTAAAGCTGAGGTTTGGGTGCAGCCACAAGTATCTCTACAACTACCTCTTTAAAGCTGGGATATTGGTCAATTTGGTTCTAATAACAGTTACATGAACCTGGATAAATGGACCAATCATATGAGACTATGGTAATGCAATGTGGTCTGTTTTGTCTAAATTTGGGCAGGTTGTAATCTGTTCAGCTGAAACAGAAATAGTGTGTCTAGACCCGAGCCTGCTGTTATGACAGAATTGTCTCCTGTGATAAACGGTGTGTACTGAGCTCAGCCTGTTTCTCACACAGCCCTCTGTTAAAGATGCAGGCTATGTTCAAAtccatccttccttcccctcttccctccttggGGTAATCACTGTTCTGACATGGCTGGATAGATGGAAGTACACTACATTGCTTTCAGATCATTGACTACTGCAAGAAAGGATGAATTGTAGAAGTTTTGAAACAGGGCCAGAACagacctttacataatgcattgaGCTGTGCTGTCATCCATACACTCAGTTAATCAGTCTCACATACCTTCCAGTGGCCGGAGAACTTGGTACAATGGTGAGTCATCTTGTCTGGAATGAGAGAGGACAGATAGTAGGACTGTTATAAACAATTGTAGTCCTACAAAGTGCAGAATGTTACATTTGTGCAATGTACAACTCGTGATGAGAATTTCTTTCCCACACATTCATActcatattacacacacacacacacacacacacacacacacacacacacacacacacacacacacacacacacacacacacacacacacacacacacacacacactttcttctcacattattaacacacacatacacagtgccCCAGACACACAACAATGTTTAGAAACAAAGTTTGCCCATATCAAAAACTACTGAGCATCAAAAAACAATATGGGTGAAAAtgaaaacacaaaaacaaataaaatagctGGTGGAGGGAGAAAATGGAGAAGCATTGTGCTTCAAACCCCAGAATAGTTTCCAATGGCAGGTTAGCACAGCAGGACTCCATCCATGTGTGTAGCTGGTGGAGGGAGAAAATGGAGAAGCATTGTGCTTCAAACCCCAGAATAGTTTCCAATGGCAGGTTAGCACAGCAGGACTCCATCCATGTGTGTAGCTGGTGGAGGGAGAAAATGGAGAAGCATTGTGCTTCAAACCCCAGAATAGTTTCCAATGGCAGGTTAGCACAGCAGGACTCCATCCATGTGTGTAAACTATTCATACTCTACGACCACAGCTACGCTATGCTACGCTGCATGGCCTGCTTTTGTACTGAAAAGGCCTGTACAGCTCCAATGCTCTAGAATGTGGAAAGGCTGGTTTAGCTTTGTATGCAGGGCTAAAAGGCTTGATTTAACTATGTGTTGTTCGGGGCTGAAACGCCTGTGAGGCTAGTATCCCAGCGAGCCGAAAATCATGAGCTGTGGAGCAACAGGCCTGGACAGCAGGACCATTGTGTGAGGCTGGATTGAGATCATCAGCAGCTATTTACACATCCCCGATTAGAATGAGGAAAGTCCAGC harbors:
- the LOC110523405 gene encoding beta-crystallin A4, whose amino-acid sequence is MTHHCTKFSGHWKIIVFDEECFQGRRHEFTSECCNVMEFGFETVRSLRIESGAWIGYEHASYQGQQFVLERGEYPQCDAFSGSNAYHIERMTSFRPIACANHRECRMTIYERENFLGRKGELSDDYPSLQAMGWCNNEVGSLRIQSGAFVCYQYPGYRGYQYIMECDRHCGEYKHFREFGSHSQTPQIQSIRRIQQ